A region of the Pseudarthrobacter oxydans genome:
ACGCTGTTGTGGGAACCACCGGCTGGGACGCGGGCAGGCTGTCCGCGCTGGAAAGCCTGCTGGCCGGCCATCCGGAGACAGGTGTCCTGATCGCACCGAACTTCGCCCTCGGATCCGTGCTGGCCTCCGCCTTCGCCGCCAAGGCCGCCAAGTACTTCGAATCAGTCGAGATCATCGAGCTCCACCACCCGGACAAGGTGGACGCACCCTCGGGCACGGCGGTCCGCACCGCCCAGCTCATCGCCGCCGAACGCGCTGCGGCGCAGGTGCCGCCCAGCCCGGACGCCACCAGCAGCGAATTGGCCGGAGCACGGGGCTGCGACGTTGACGGCGTAAGGGTCCACAGCGTGCGCCTCCGGGGGTTGGTGGCGCACCAGGAAGTCCTGCTGGGCGGCCCCGGCGAGCAGCTGATGCTGCGCCACGATTCCTTCGACCGCGCCTCCTTCATGCCCGGCGTCCTGCTGGGCGTCCGCAACGTGGCGACACACCCCGGACTGACCGTAGGCCTGGACGGCTACCTGGACCTGGGGCTCTAGGCCATGGACGGACTGCTGGCCGGCTTCCGGAAGAACCGCACCAAGATCTGGGTGGGGGCAGTGACCCTGCTGCTGGTCTTCTACCTGGTGGTGTCTTTCCAGCGCTCCATCCTCCTGCTGACGGACAGCAACCTCGCGGCGCAGGCTATCGGTGCGGCGTACCTGGTGCTGCCCGCCATCGGTGCATGGGCCCTGATCCGGGAGCTGATGTTCGGTGCCCGCACGGAGCAGATGGCCAAGGTCCTGGAGGCGGAGGGAGGACTGCCGGTGGACGAGCTGCCCCGCACGCCGGCCGGCCGGATCGTCCGGACAGCCGCGGATGCCGAGTTCGAGAAGTACCGTTCCGAGGCTGAGGCGGCTCCGGATGACTGGCGCTCCTGGTTCCGCCTGAGCTGCGCCTATGACGCCGCCGGCGACCGGAAACGCGCCCGCGCTTCCATGCGGGACGCCATCAAGCTCTTCCGCGGGAACGTTCCCGCCTAGGAGCCCCCTGCCGCCCGGTGCCCGCTTGTTGAGCACAGCTAGTGCTGAGCACAGCTAGCGGATGGACCGCGGCTCGCCCCGGCCCGCCCGGTTCGCGGCATGTCCCAGCCATTCCAGCGGCCCCCGCCACTTCAGCAGCACGAACACCATGCCCACAATTACTGCGGTGGCGGCATGAGCGAAGTACATTCCGTCCTCCGTCCAGCCGGCCGGCAGCGGTTTGAGGTAGAAACCGGAGACCACCCAGACGTGGACTGCGTAGAGGCTCAGGGTCATCGCTCCCGCACCGCGCAGCGGCAGCAGCAGGTCCAGGTCCACCCACTCGGCCAGCCGGCCCAGCAGCAGGCATGCCCCGATGACCGCCACAGCCACGCCCGACGTGTGCAGCAGGTCCAAGGTGGTGGCCGAGTGCGGTGCGGCGGACGCCAGCCACCACCAGGACCCCTCCTGGGGGATACCCGTCAAGTTCACCTGCAGGATGCTCTCCAGTGGATACCCCGGAGAATTCAGCAGCTCCTCCAGTGCAGCCCGGCCGCCCCAGCTTTCCATTGCCGTAACACCCAGGGTCTTGGCCAGGACTGCGACGATAGTGCCCCCTACCAGCAGCACCACCGGGACCATTGCCCTGCCCAGCACCAGCCTGCCCACGATGAGTCCGACGAGCAGGTATGAAAGCCACTGGAACACAGGGTAGTAGCCGGTGAAGAACAGGTCGGCCAGCAGGCTTGCCGGTGTTGAGAGGTCCTCCCAGGAGGGGTTGTGGCCCAGCTGCATCGGCGGTTGGGCGGCGAGGAGCCACGGGCGCAGCAGGTATGCCAGCACCGGTGACCCCAAGACCCAGCCGCCGGCCCAGGCGCAGAGCTGCTTCAGCGCCATTCCCAGGAAAGGCAGGACACACAGGAACAGCACCGCGTAGTGGACCAGGATGATGGCCAGGTTCACCTCCAGCCCGCCCAGGGAAAGTCCGACGGCGGCAATCACCATGGCGCGCAGGGCAACGCCGCGGCGGGCGGCGGCCAGGTCAGGGCCCTGCAATGGCTTGTGCTTTCCGGTGGACAAGGCCAGGCCCACCCCCGCAAGTACCGCAAACAGTGCCGCGGCCCGGCCCGAGAAGGTGAGGCCAATCCAGGTGGGGGTCAGGTCCGCGTTCGACTCGAAGGTGGGAAGCAGGTGGGTGGCCATCATGCCCAGCAAAGCCAGGCCACGGGCAGCGTCGATGCCGTGGAGCCGCGCCGTAACGGGCCGCCCGGCAGTCTTGCGGGACGTTCTTGCCGGGGTACGGGACGTCATGACCAGATCGTCTCATACCTGGCTGTGCCGGAGCTGTCAGGAAACTCCTTGTATTCGAATATGTGTTCGAATAATATGGGCTGCATGCACACTCCATCATCCGGAATTCCCGCCCATGAGTCCGGCAATGCAGGGCTCATGAAGGCCATGAGTCCAGGGGTTGTTGACTTCCTCTTCCGCCAGCTGGTGGCGGGCCGGCCGCCCGAGGATGTCGAATGGGAGCAGGAAGGCATCAGCCTTGCAGCCCAGCCCGAGGGCCCCGAGCTGGCCCGCCGCCTCGCGGAAGCGGATCTCGACGCACTGACCCCGGTGGAGCTGTTCCACTATGTCCGGGCCGCCCAGCGGCTTGCCTCATGGGCGGAGGAGCTGCGGCAGGCCGCCGTCGGACGGTATTGCGGCCCGCCGGCAGGGGCGCCCCGCTCCGCAGGCCGGCACGCTCCCTGACTGCCCCGAATGCGGTGCGGGG
Encoded here:
- a CDS encoding heparan-alpha-glucosaminide N-acetyltransferase domain-containing protein, which produces MTSRTPARTSRKTAGRPVTARLHGIDAARGLALLGMMATHLLPTFESNADLTPTWIGLTFSGRAAALFAVLAGVGLALSTGKHKPLQGPDLAAARRGVALRAMVIAAVGLSLGGLEVNLAIILVHYAVLFLCVLPFLGMALKQLCAWAGGWVLGSPVLAYLLRPWLLAAQPPMQLGHNPSWEDLSTPASLLADLFFTGYYPVFQWLSYLLVGLIVGRLVLGRAMVPVVLLVGGTIVAVLAKTLGVTAMESWGGRAALEELLNSPGYPLESILQVNLTGIPQEGSWWWLASAAPHSATTLDLLHTSGVAVAVIGACLLLGRLAEWVDLDLLLPLRGAGAMTLSLYAVHVWVVSGFYLKPLPAGWTEDGMYFAHAATAVIVGMVFVLLKWRGPLEWLGHAANRAGRGEPRSIR
- the dapB gene encoding 4-hydroxy-tetrahydrodipicolinate reductase, coding for MTEQLPAPLPVAVLGANGRMGAEAVKAIEAAPDMKLVAALGRGDSLDQITAAGARFVVDLTVPESTEANVRFAVEHGIHAVVGTTGWDAGRLSALESLLAGHPETGVLIAPNFALGSVLASAFAAKAAKYFESVEIIELHHPDKVDAPSGTAVRTAQLIAAERAAAQVPPSPDATSSELAGARGCDVDGVRVHSVRLRGLVAHQEVLLGGPGEQLMLRHDSFDRASFMPGVLLGVRNVATHPGLTVGLDGYLDLGL